The Mesorhizobium sp. M1D.F.Ca.ET.043.01.1.1 genome contains a region encoding:
- a CDS encoding GlxA family transcriptional regulator, giving the protein MAKKFAFLLVRDFTLSPLSLFIDTLRLAGDEGDRSRRVEFDWQIVGERGLPIRASCGVELLPTKAISNPEDFDNIVVVGGLLDTNRNLSSEKEAFLLRAVEKGVPITALCTGSFVLARYGLLDGYSAAVSWFHIKDFRAEFPEVNAHADSLFSVDRGRATCAGGTGAADLAGYFVSQFIGQKAAEKAAKILVLDRIRNVRDVQPVGDLFPEAASRAVKRALLLMESNLQEKVSVTEIASRLNCSRRQLERLFATELGTSPMAAYLALRVHYAKSLLEGSDLQIGDIAYRCGFENAGHFSRVFRQHVGITPTHLRHPNRLAGQAAK; this is encoded by the coding sequence ATGGCCAAGAAGTTTGCGTTTCTGCTGGTCCGCGATTTCACCCTGTCGCCGCTTTCGCTCTTCATCGATACGCTGCGCCTGGCGGGCGATGAAGGCGACCGCAGCCGCAGGGTGGAATTCGACTGGCAGATCGTCGGCGAGCGCGGCCTGCCGATTCGCGCGAGCTGTGGCGTCGAACTGCTGCCGACGAAGGCGATAAGCAATCCGGAGGATTTCGACAACATCGTTGTGGTCGGTGGACTGCTCGACACGAACCGCAATCTCAGTTCGGAAAAGGAGGCATTCCTTTTGCGGGCCGTCGAGAAGGGTGTGCCCATAACCGCACTTTGCACGGGAAGCTTCGTGCTCGCGCGCTATGGCTTGCTGGACGGCTACAGCGCTGCCGTCAGCTGGTTCCACATCAAGGACTTTCGCGCCGAGTTTCCCGAGGTGAACGCGCATGCCGACAGCCTGTTTTCCGTCGACCGCGGCCGCGCGACATGCGCCGGAGGCACAGGTGCTGCCGACCTCGCCGGCTATTTCGTGTCGCAATTCATCGGCCAGAAGGCGGCGGAAAAAGCCGCCAAGATCCTGGTGCTGGATCGGATCCGCAACGTCAGGGACGTGCAGCCCGTCGGCGACCTGTTTCCCGAGGCCGCGAGCCGCGCGGTGAAGCGGGCCTTGCTGCTGATGGAAAGCAATCTCCAGGAGAAGGTGTCGGTCACCGAGATCGCAAGCCGCCTGAATTGCTCGCGGCGCCAGCTTGAGCGCCTTTTCGCGACCGAACTGGGCACCAGCCCAATGGCCGCCTATCTGGCACTGCGGGTGCATTATGCAAAGTCGCTGCTGGAAGGGAGCGACCTGCAAATAGGGGACATCGCCTACAGATGCGGCTTTGAAAATGCCGGGCATTTCAGCCGGGTGTTCCGCCAGCATGTGGGCATCACGCCGACGCATCTTAGGCATCCCAACCGCTTGGCTGGTCAAGCCGCGAAATGA